The genomic DNA CACAAACAGGCCTTCGGTGTTATATCACGCTTCGGTCTATCGAATGTTTTCGTAATCCGGAGGCGTTACGGGGCTCACATGATGGAGCATATGAGGAAGAagaggggtgggggggagtCTTCGATACTAGTGTACGCACTTACCGAAAAGGACGGAAAGAATGAGTCGGATTGCGGGTGCCGATGCACCGCTCACACTGGCAAGCGCTTCCACGGGGTTGATCATGTcttggtcgtcgtcgtcgtcgtcgtttgcgGTTCAAAAACTCAACGTCCCGGTTGCACCGCTGCTTCTCCGGTGGTGAGGTGGGGGACGATTAATGCCACGTTACCGCCTCTATAAACCTGCGttacacagacacaccaaaATTATATAATTTAACGCGCTTTTATCATACGACGCGCCGGCACTCCACTAAAGACCCAAGCTTTCGGTCGCGCTAATCCCGTTCGCGGTGGCCTTCACCCTCGGCGTTTTGCGGTGCGATTATTGCGACGTGGTGTTGTAATGttgtatgtgtttttcttttccttccgcACTATCTGCGTGACACAGTTTCCACCAGGAAGAGGGTTACAACGCCACCGGTACACACGGACGAGCAGCAGCTCTCTCACACGCGCTATCGCAGCGCAAACAGAGGATGCTGTGTGTGTACCGCCGCCGCGTATGAACCGCAATCGCGTAAATCGAGTGAGGAGGAGAACGGTACGTGACGGGCGCGATGTAACTGatgcaagcaaaacaagcgCCGCTCCTGATTTGTAGCAATCCACTTTGTTTTGAATCACTTCGGAACGGGCGAAACTGGCCAAACAGCTATCGGAACACCAAACTGATCACGATGTCACAAACCAATGAATGTTAGCTGTTTACTTTCATTCATGAAAATGCTTGCATTTGGATGATTTATGCAACAAAACGGGGTATAATTTACGGTGCAATTACACTGCTAATCGAATTATAAGCTGACGACGGCGGTAGGGCGCCAGGCGCGCCACAGGAACGCTTGGCGTTGTTACATGCACTCCCgaaactgtttgcaccgttttgcaatgcaaatgtgtgtttgcttgccCTTTTTCTCGATGCACTAAACGAAATTGGCTAGCAGTGGAAAGAACGGCGAATGAGAGACGAACCAAACTTACGAATAAAATTTCGTCGCTGTCGATGATAAACAGGCTGAAAATGGTATTGCCAAACGAAACATTGCAAGCCGTGGCCACACGTCACAGAGACATTTCGAGCGATGGCCAGAATTATGCTGATGTTACAAAATTGTGGTAAAGAAATGAGCTAATTGTTCGATTTATAGCTGCGTCCATTAAAAAGATGTTTCTATGAGAAATTTGTTGAAGGGAAACGATGAAAAACGgcagttaaaaataaaaacactaaATATTTGTCGCATAGCAACACGGCAGCTGGGGCCTCGGCTTAGCGCTGTCAAATGCCATGTGGATTTTGACGTTTGTGACAGCACGCGCTACAGTGGTATGCATTTGTTTAACCATTTTTGTCGGTTTCAATCTCACAACGAACAGTTTTAATGTACGGTGAGTAAATTACTTACATCGAATGAAAAAATGAGGAATTTGCTTGTAttggcgagaaaattaacaatCGTGCATTAGTAGGACCCCaggaaaaaatcacttgaaattAGCAACAAATATCGGTAGAACAAAAGAAGCTGTTCGCTCACATATTAGAGAATATACGGTAAGGGCTTTCCAGGGTAATGCCAATGCCAATTCTCACTTTAACAAACACAATAATTAAGGCAATTAGCAACATacctaaaattaaaaaaaaatctgtaaagaaaaataccattcaaattcaaatttcaaaccTCTACCACGTGATCacgccgaacaaaaaaacgaaaagcggACGCCTGGTGGTTTAAAGCACATTTacgaaatatttttattactatACTCTTGTACAATACAATATCATtttccgttttatttttcatttctcttgtGTGATtctcagtgtgtgtgtgtacgtgtgtttaAATCGGTACAATTATGTGTCATGTGTTTTCAGAAGTGTCAGAAGATTTGTTTCTGCAGACACGAAACAGTTTTGCGAGCGAGCGGTCGCTTCGGCTTCCGGaaaccgttttctttttttggttggaaatactgtgtgtctgtgtgggtgGTCCAAGTGGGTTTGCCCAGTTGTGCGTCTATCTTTAACCCATTCCCGATGCAGACCCTGGTGTAAATCTCTCCCTTGCTTGATAACCATCTTTTTGTTTGTACGTGTAGCCTCCTTTAGGTTTTGGGAAGCGTTAAGTGACGCAAAAATGGATTTTACAGGGTCCGGATGATGGTGCAGGATAGCCGGGAGAAGGACATTCGAGTGCCTGTTTGTTGTGCCGTGTTTGTCCGACTTCGGGAACTCCGGGAATGGAATGATCGGTTTGCTCGTCTTAGCTGCTGCTTTCGGGCTGTTACCATCTAATTGACCTTATTATATGTTGGGTTTCTCGAAAGCGTTTGTAAAAAAgtgcgaaaaaaaggaattgcAGCTTGTTGGGGATGCCTGTGGGTGGGGGTGAGGGTTTTGGGGAAAGTAAATGAACTCCAAAATTGAAAACAGTTGAGGTTCCGTTTGAAGATGATCACTTCCTGTAAAAAAATTACCAGGGATAGTGAACTTCAGCCTTTgacatttgttttgtgttggttttttcttccgcTCCTATCGTGTATCGTGGCCTTAGTTTCGGTGTGATTTGTCTGCATTACGGTAGCTGTTTTCCGTGAGTGGATATTGGTTTTGCGCTTTGTAAAGCAAGTGATTGTATTGTATTGAAAATTAGTTtccaaaaccgaaaaaatcatcataaaaGGGCATCATCGTCTTGTCTCGCTAGTTACActactttttccttttttgtgtatgtgtgtgtgttttttctctctccctcttctttccttccatttGCTTCATCTGGTTAATATCGTACGCCGTCCGGTTCTCGCAAACCCATCCTTCCCGCACGGGTTTCATCATTTTCCTAAACGGAAaatccaacaaaaaagtggtGATTTCATTTATTATTGCCAATTTGTGTTACTCGTCTCAAAGCTCGTCGCgctataaaaatggaaaacttttgcattcaattTTGTGTATCCGTCCAATTGTGATTTCTTCCCGCGCACATGTGCCGACTTCCGTCGCGCGCCAAATGTTTGCCCGTTACTGCGCCCTTTCCATCCTTGTTTCCAGCTTGCgtttgttctgtttgtttattgtACAAATACATCCAACATGGCGGCCTTACGAGATCGAGATTAATGGTAGCCGTTTAATCCGGAACTCATCAAGCTCGCCCAACGCTCTTTCGTCGCCAACAGGGTTTTCACTtggttttgctgctttttgtataaaaaatggttcaacGCTCCGTCCTCCCGTCCACGGTTGTTCTCACTTACAGTTTACAGCACTGTGTAGCTACCTGTTTCTATGTATAATATtttcttggttttgttttgttttgattcgttACTTTACCACTACTGCTATCTTccacttttgttttctattctcTTCGCGCTGCTTGGTTTTCTTGGAACAAtatttcttgtgtgtgtgtgtgtttttttttgtttacttttattcACTACTTCTACGCACGATTTTGCTGATTTGATCGCGTTTCTTTGCTATACACCGTTCACTGTTTAGCGCCACTGGTTTCGCCACActacttttttatgtttgctttATGCACTACGGGTAACGAATAACCCTACCATTTTGATGTTGGGACGTGACGTTGTCGATCACTTCCTCGCACCACTAAAGCTTCACAGCGAGCGTCAGATGAAAATATCAGCTACAGCTTCCACCATCTGCAATTTACCGTTACGCCCGCTGTAACGTCCGGGGGTTTTTGGTTTGATCGATTTATCTACTTAGTTGCTCGCGTGTCTACTGTACCACATCGATGCTGTGGCCGATGATTGTTGATGGATTCTCCTCAAAcgggagaaaataaaaaaaagggagacaCAAACTGTTCATCAAACAACaggcagattgcatactttaggCGCACTTAGTACCTGTGCGCGCCGAAAGTTATGCAATTGCGTGTTGAAATCAATGCCCATGTGATTGTTGACTGCTCTGAGGAACAGCTTGTGTTGCTTCCTTTTCAACAAGCTTGATTGAAGTGAACTTATTTTAGCAAAGGATTTTCTTTTACTATTTACTACCACCCTCCCGGTTGCCATCAACACGCATGTCGCTAGTACGAAGtactatttttcttttgctaagAGATCTGCGATATTCTGCCTTTTTTGGTTGAAGCGCACAAAATCTGGACACATGATGCACGGCGTGAATATAAAAATAGGATCAGCTACACTCACTCGTCGTAACCCATCTACTGGATGATGTTGGTGTGCGCCCGTGTTTAtgggttctctctctctccaggcCTTTAACAATCAGCACTATTTgcctctttctttttgtgcttTAACAAATTGCAATTGAAACCGGAATCATCATTTATGCCTTTGTGCAACGTAATATCGCGTAATAAATTTGCGCAGCGCCTCTGCCGATTTGTTGAAGAAGCAAGCTTGCGTTAAACGGGGTTTGCTTGATGATCCACATTCGGATCTAGAATAACGCGACCGATAAAGCTACATATGGGGCAAggttccctttttcttctgttcaCCGGAAAGAAATCTCAATCTCAATCCCAAACAATCCGCCGTGATACATTTCACAATACTCAGGCACACTTACGAACAGAAAACTGCTACACGCATGATAAGTTTGAGGGTTGTGGATGTGGCTGAAAACTGATCGAAAGCTGTAATATTTGTTTCTTAAAAGGGAGAAATTTTACAAACTGCATACTTTAAGCAacattttgcctgaaagtatgcaatgcgaATGGCAAAATTCGCTCGTTGCTTTTAAGAAGAGCCAGCAAATATCGATCATCTTTCGTTCCGTTTTGATAGGGATACGGTTTCAtggggttttttcttcctctcatCGATTTCATTCTCTAATACTAAGTTTACTTacaatcataatcatcattatGTGACTTTTGCTCTCAGTTTTCTCCTCCGTACTTTGTTCTTCACATTAAGGCTGATGGTCAAACGATCAATTCTTAGGAATGCCCGTGCTGATTCCATtattcatctctctctctctctctctctctctctctctcgagctCTCTCGGTATGTGTCACTAATATTTTAGTCTCCGTTTGCTCCGTGTCATCTTTctgtttgaataatttatcgaAATTTTACACATATGCTGTCGCATGGTTCTAAACCACCATCAATATAGTTCGGTCGGTCCCCGACGCCATTCCCCGACAATGGCCGCTCCGAGCCGGATGTAAATACCTGTGCAAACTGCTGCCCCGTTCGAAGCTCGGGAACATTCACACACTCACGCGCGCTTACGGAATTTAATCTGAGGAAGAGGCAACGTAGtcctcgtttctttttttttggtatttctCACTATAAAATGATATTTTTGTGTCGGTCTGTCTGCTTACTAATActgcctgttttgtttttgtttcttcgcaAATGTTCGACCCATCCGTGATGATGCTTTTGCTAGAACACGGTGGCTGTGTTCTACCACTGCTACCGTTAAGTCTAcaaacgatgacgacgacgacgacgacgacgatttcGATAATGGCATATCTCCGCTACACATCGCTCATACGTCGGGAGTTGTTCTTGTTGGGACGCTCGCCCCTTCCGATGTCCTCTACCAAGGACCTACACATTGCGGTAGGGAACTGTGGGAAGCTGGGAACGAACGGGAAGCCACCATTATCCTAACACCACTCGGAGTTTGTTCTGCGCCACTCTAGCGCGCTCAGGAtgctcggttcggttcgtccGGTAGTTTGGTGGCGGGTGTACTGCTcgaggtggtggtgttgtcgacattgttgttggcacttgcTTCGTAGCCCGCTACCAGCGTTTCGATGATGAACTTGATGGTGAGCTTGTAAATTCCTTCCACGTTTTGCGTGTACCGATCGCCGAGCGTGGTCGACACGGCCGACAGGAACGGTTCCTCGATGCGCTAAGGGATGCGAGAGCACCGATGGGTCAACAATTAGAAAACGAAATTAGCGCCGGAAATTAGATGGGCCGCGTACGGCAAACTCGCCTCTCTCGATTCAATTAGCGATCGATCCCCGGCCCCGAACGATATTTGCAAAAAGCCCATTTCGCTTCGGGTTCGGGGTTCTAGGCAAATGCGTGTGAGCGAGAGCGAGCCGGTGTAATGCAATTACCCAAAAATATTCCTGCTTGAAGCCGGGTATGCGCCGATGGGACGCACCGACCTGGTGGATGAACTCGAAGAACGTATCCAAATCGTCCAGCCCCCGGATGCCCTCGTCCAGCGTGTTCATCACCTTGTTCGCGTGCTCCTGCAGCTCCTCGGACGTGGCCTGCTGCTCCTTCGTCTTTAGCTCCTTGAATTTGGTGAACATGTTCAACAGGTCCGCATGTTCCTCGAACAATCTGTGGCAACAAGAGGCGTTGGGTTAGAGCATGgagtatgtgtgagtgtgcggtGAGAAAGTAGGTGCCAAAAGGGATTTGTGAATATTTTatcagctccggtccggtttcGCCAACGCGGCCCGACGACGAGTGTCAGGCtcgaaggcaacaaaaaatgatgaACAGATCGAATAGACAGTAGTTTCTCGACCcggtgaaaaaagaaaaaccccggaCGCACACACGCATCGCTCAACGGCGGGGTGTCTGTGTAATGCGTTTTGCATACTTCCAGGCGCATTTTTGTAAATGTGCTTACAATCCAGGTGTCTACTAACTGTCTCAATCAACACCCGGTTACTTAACACACCTCGGTATTGAATTCtgaaaggggggaaaaaaacgggacACAATACCTAAACGACGGTTGAACGGAACGGTTGAACCTTTTTCCATGATTCATTCATTAACCGATGGACCACttcacacaccaaaaaaaaaaaaataataaaaaaagagggaaTTAATTTCTCCGAAGGACACTCGCTTCTTTTCAATAACAAATTGAACGATTTTCCTCCTACCTTTACTCCCCGGTTCGCCCTGTTTGCTCTATTGTCATTTGAACCTTTGTGGGGGGAATGGATGTGAAGTgtttgaaaaaagaaaaacgaacgaacgaacctgGACAGGATTGGGAGCACTTTTTCTCATACGTCATCTTTCCGGCTGGTCATGCCCGTAAGGCCCCCCCTGCCTGGTGCTGTGGGAGCCTGCTTCACTGTTGAAGCGCACACCGGCACCGGGCTaaggacagcagcagcataaaaatAGCACATCCTCACAACGACCCACGGCTACAATAATCGGGGACAAAATGCACGAACAAGAACCGGCTGGCCTACTCCACCTTCCTCTTTCGCCCCTCCCCGCTATCACTCCTCCAAACAAGGAGCATGACAAGGGAATACCCCGGTagggaaaaaaatacatacaaAACACAAGTAGTACAGATAAAACAAGAGAAGTGTCCAATggagagggaaaaaacaaaaaaaaaaacaacggaaaacGAAAACCGGTAGCGTCACGGTcctttttctcgctttcctaTCTATCCTTCACGGGTTCCTTCCGGCCACACCGGGGGCCACCCAGTAGTCGAATTATAGTAAATCAATTTTGTTTATGACACCCGGCcgaacgaccgaccgaccgaccgtcggATGGTGACCCGATGACGTCGGTCCTTGGAGGCGAATCTCGGTCCATCCATCCTTGCCATATCCCTGCCGTCGCTCTCTGTCGGAGGTGTCGTCttcg from Anopheles stephensi strain Indian chromosome 2, UCI_ANSTEP_V1.0, whole genome shotgun sequence includes the following:
- the LOC118503096 gene encoding neuroglobin-like, with the translated sequence MGCELTKLASSSNGSNSKTNNMPSLDACGPPPVDSRLPLTAKQKYTMVASWKGISRAMETTGITMFIKLFEEHADLLNMFTKFKELKTKEQQATSEELQEHANKVMNTLDEGIRGLDDLDTFFEFIHQVGASHRRIPGFKQEYFWRIEEPFLSAVSTTLGDRYTQNVEGIYKLTIKFIIETLVAGYEASANNNVDNTTTSSSTPATKLPDEPNRAS